From Vitis vinifera cultivar Pinot Noir 40024 chromosome 3, ASM3070453v1, the proteins below share one genomic window:
- the LOC100241879 gene encoding lysine histidine transporter-like 8: protein MGEVMVEEYPFVHVVTTVPSPIQEVVPKPQEDWLPVSDSRKEVPSPQEGWLPITESRKGGAFTSAFHLLASGIGIQAFLLPVAFSKLGWFWGIACLLLAFAWQLYTKWLLVQLHEPGPGTRYSRYLHLSVVAFGPKLGKLLALFPVMYLSGGTCVMLINYGGGSMELLFRTVCGDSSCIANKLTGAEWFMVFTCLAIIVAQLPNLNSMAGVSLLGAATAISYCTFLWILSITKGRPAGVSYSPPEAESRMARIGEVLTAIGMIALAFRGHNVVLEIQGTMPSNPKHPSQEPMWRGVIVSCSITAACLFPLAIAGYWAYGNRIPANGGLLSAFSEFHGQNTKKLVMRMIYLLIVVNSLCSYQIYAMPVFDNLEFRYISKKNKPCSRWVRAAIRVFFGGLTTFIAVAVSFLGSLGPLIGGIALPLTLAYPCFMWIAIKKPRQYGAMWYLNLGLGCSGIILSVLLVAAAVWKIVDKGIDASFFNTHLSPLLKPPQS from the exons ATGGGAGAGGTGATGGTGGAAGAGTATCCATTTGTCCATGTGGTTACCACCGTGCCCAGCCCCATTCAGGAGGTGGTGCCAAAACCACAGGAGGATTGGCTCCCGGTCTCCGACTCCAGGAAGGAGGTGCCAAGCCCACAAGAAGGATGGCTCCCTATCACCGAGTCCAGAAAGGGCGGCGCCTTTACCTCTGCATTTCATTTGCTGGCCTCAGGGATAGGGATTCAGGCTTTTTTGCTTCCCGTAGCTTTTTCTAAGTTGGGATG GTTCTGGGGAATAGCATGTTTGTTGTTGGCATTTGCGTGGCAGCTCTACACCAAGTGGCTTCTTGTGCAGCTTCATGAACCAGGTCCTGGAACCCGGTACAGCAGATACCTTCATCTCTCAGTTGTGGCCTTTG GTCCAAAGCTGGGGAAGTTGCTTGCTCTGTTCCCAGTGATGTATCTCTCTGGGGGTACCTGTGTGATGCTGATCAACTATGGGGGCGGTAGCATGGAGCTTCTCTTCAGAACTGTGTGTGGGGATTCTTCATGCATTGCCAATAAACTAACTGGGGCCGAGTGGTTCATGGTGTTCACTTGCTTGGCAATCATCGTGGCTCAGCTCCCCAACTTGAACTCGATGGCTGGTGTCTCACTCCTCGGCGCAGCCACTGCCATCAGTTACTGTACTTTCCTTTGGATTCTATCCATCACCAAGGGCAGGCCAGCTGGTGTGTCATACAGCCCACCAGAGGCAGAATCAAGGATGGCAAGAATTGGGGAAGTCTTGACTGCAATTGGGATGATTGCTCTTGCATTTAGAGGTCACAATGTTGTCCTTGAGATACAG GGGACAATGCCTTCAAATCCAAAACATCCATCACAAGAGCCAATGTGGAGAGGAGTGATTGTTTCATGTTCCATAACCGCTGCATGTTTGTTTCCACTGGCAATAGCCGGATACTGGGCTTATGGAAACAGG ATACCTGCAAATGGAGGGTTGTTAAGTGCATTTTCAGAGTTCCATGGACAAAACACCAAAAAGCTAGTGATGAGGATGATATACCTGCTGATAGTGGTGAACAGCTTGTGTTCATACCAAATCTATGCCATGCCAGTTTTCGACAACTTGGAGTTCAGGTACATCAGCAAGAAGAATAAGCCATGCTCACGTTGGGTCCGTGCAGCAATCAGGGTGTTCTTTGGTGGACTGACAACTTTCATAGCAGTAGCAGTTTCATTCTTGGGAAGCTTAGGTCCTCTAATTGGAGGGATCGCATTGCCTCTGACACTTGCTTATCCATGTTTCATGTGGATCGCCATCAAGAAACCCCGTCAGTATGGTGCCATGTGGTATCTCAATTTGGGACTTGGCTGTTCAGGCATTATACTCAGTGTCCTGTTAGTTGCTGCAGCAGTATGGAAGATAGTGGACAAAGGCATAGATGCCAGTTTCTTCAACACTCACTTATCACCTCTATTGAAGCCCCCACAGTCATAA
- the LOC104878036 gene encoding phosphoprotein ECPP44, translated as MADQHPQEDAPMTDVDVVKVSKPQREEKSTLTEEHHQHHSSSSSSDDEEQAGEKKKKKKGLKEKIKEKISHEKEEPNGHKDESVPVEKCDEMSKEELTNPEEKKGFLEKLKEKLPGQHKKGEEADHATPTECAPDKHSPEKKGILEKIKEKLPGSHKNGEEKDKEK; from the exons ATGGCAGATCAGCACCCACAAGAGGATGCACCTATGACAGATGTGGATGTAGTTAAAGTGTCAAAACCCCAAAGGGAAGAGAAGAGCACTCTCACAGAAGAGCACCACCAGCATCATAGCAGCTCTAGTTCG TCTGATGATGAGGAACAAgcgggggagaagaaaaagaagaaaaaaggattGAAGGAGAAGATTAAGGAAAAGATATCACATGAAAAGGAAGAACCTAATGGGCACAAGGATGAATCAGTTCCAGTAGAGAAATGTGATGAAATGTCGAAGGAAGAATTAACAAACCCAGAGGAGAAGAAAGGGTTTCTTGAGAAACTCAAGGAAAAGCTTCCTGGCCAGCACAAGAAAGGTGAAGAGGCTGATCATGCAACTCCAACTGAATGTGCCCCAGACAAACATTCAccagaaaagaaaggaatcttGGAGAAGATAAAGGAGAAGCTGCCAGGATCCCATAAGAATGGAGAAGAGAAGGACAAGGAGAAATAA
- the LOC100258993 gene encoding uncharacterized protein LOC100258993 — translation MAVTMHAKSDSEVTSLDASSPPRSPRRPLYYVQSPSQHDVEKMSYGSSPLGSPHHYHCSPIHHSRESSTSRFSASVKNSKHASAWKKIHRDLELRAAADAEDDDDDDDDFYTAADGRVRLYLCLAFAFVVLFTVFSLILWGAGRSYKPKIIVENVVFRSFNIQAGMDQTGVPTDMLSLNSTIRISYRNPATFFGVHVSSTPVEFYYYQLKVASGQMKEFYQSRKSQRSIVMVVLGHQVPLYGGVSVVGGAKDHLEKVAVPLNLTFVMRSRGYILGRLVKVKFLKSIRCPVILRGDRLAKPLKLVDSCIYK, via the exons atGGCGGTGACAATGCACGCCAAGTCAGACTCGGAGGTGACGAGCCTGGACGCGTCGTCGCCACCGCGGTCGCCGCGGCGGCCTCTGTACTACGTGCAGAGTCCATCGCAGCACGACGTCGAGAAAATGTCGTACGGCTCGAGCCCCCTCGGCTCGCCGCACCACTACCACTGCTCGCCGATTCACCACTCCCGCGAGTCCTCCACCTCCCGATTTTCGGCCTCCGTCAAGAACTCTAAGCATGCCAGCGCCTGGAAGAAGATTCACCGAGACCTTGAGCTTCGCGCCGCGGCCGACGCTGAAGACGATGACGATGACGACGACGACTTCTATACCGCCGCGGACGGCCGCGTCAGGCTGTACCTCTGTTTGGCCTTCGCTTTCGTCGTCCTCTTCACGGTGTTCTCGTTGATCCTCTGGGGCGCCGGGAGGTCGTACAAGCCCAAGATCATCGTCGAG AATGTGGTATTCCGGAGCTTCAACATACAGGCGGGGATGGATCAAACGGGAGTGCCCACAGATATGCTGTCGCTGAATTCGACGATCCGGATTTCGTATCGGAACCCAGCCACGTTCTTCGGCGTACACGTGTCCTCCACTCCTGTAGAATTTTACTATTACCAGCTCAAGGTGGCTTCTGGGCAG ATGAAGGAGTTTTATCAATCAAGGAAGAGTCAGAGGTCAATAGTAATGGTGGTGCTAGGGCATCAAGTGCCACTCTATGGAGGGGTGTCGGTTGTTGGAGGCGCTAAAGACCACCTTGAGAAGGTAGCAGTGCCACTGAATTTGACATTTGTGATGAGGTCGAGGGGATACATTTTGGGAAGGCTTGTGAAGGTCAAGTTCCTCAAGAGCATCAGATGCCCTGTCATTTTAAGAGGTGACAGACTTGCCAAGCCCCTCAAATTGGTAGATTCTTGTATTTACAAGTGA
- the LOC100243569 gene encoding signal recognition particle 43 kDa protein, chloroplastic, with product MDALFVNTSLSRLKLSPKPTSLSPLPSLPLHSLHLRPARRFNLTVSQKQFEETEEVLKDEVFDSYNEDESYGEVNKIIGSRAAEGGKGMEYLIEWKDGHVPTWVPARYVAGDVVAEYESPWWTAAKKADDAALKALLESGDGRDVDAVDENGRTALLFAAGLGSEACVQILADAGADLNHRDNGGGGLTALHMAAGYVKPGVARLLIQLGADPEAEDDRGRTPLDLAREMLRATPKGNPMQFARRLGLENVVRVLEEAIFEYAEVQEIMERRGKGQNLEYLVKWKDGSDNEWVKAGLIAEELVRDFEAGLEYAVAQGVMGKRTGDDGNMEYLVKWTDIDEATWEPEENVDPDLIKAFEENGAADLGAHVEGGS from the coding sequence ATGGATGCTCTCTTCGTGAATACTTCTCTCTCTCGCCTCAAACTCTCCCCcaaacccacttctctctcccctctcccctccctccctctccaCTCTCTCCACCTCCGACCCGCCCGTCGATTCAACCTCACAGTCTCTCAGAAGCAGTTTGAGGAAACAGAGGAGGTGTTGAAAGATGAAGTGTTCGACAGCTACAATGAGGATGAGTCGTACGGGGAGGTCAACAAGATCATCGGCAGCAGAGCGGCGGAGGGCGGGAAAGGGATGGAGTATTTGATCGAGTGGAAGGACGGCCACGTCCCGACGTGGGTCCCCGCACGTTACGTCGCCGGGGACGTGGTGGCGGAGTACGAAAGCCCCTGGTGGACCGCGGCGAAGAAGGCCGACGACGCCGCGCTGAAGGCCCTGTTGGAATCCGGCGACGGCCGCGACGTCGACGCCGTCGACGAGAATGGCCGGACCGCGCTCCTCTTCGCTGCGGGCCTGGGGTCGGAGGCGTGTGTCCAAATCCTCGCCGACGCCGGCGCGGACTTGAACCACCGCGACAACGGCGGCGGCGGCTTGACGGCCCTCCACATGGCTGCTGGGTACGTGAAGCCCGGCGTGGCTCGGCTCCTCATCCAGCTGGGCGCGGATCCAGAGGCGGAAGACGACAGGGGACGTACGCCGTTGGATCTTGCAAGAGAGATGCTGAGAGCAACACCCAAGGGAAACCCGATGCAGTTTGCGAGAAGGCTTGGGCTCGAGAATGTGGTGAGAGTTCTGGAAGAGGCAATATTCGAGTACGCGGAGGTGCAGGAGATTATGGAGAGGAGAGGGAAGGGTCAAAATCTGGAGTACTTAGTCAAATGGAAGGACGGTAGTGATAACGAGTGGGTCAAAGCTGGGTTGATTGCAGAGGAACTGGTGAGGGACTTCGAGGCCGGGCTAGAATACGCTGTGGCGCAGGGAGTAATGGGGAAAAGGACTGGAGATGATGGGAATATGGAGTACTTAGTGAAATGGACGGATATAGATGAGGCCACGTGGGAGCCTGAGGAGAACGTTGACCCTGATTTGATCAAGGCGTTTGAGGAAAATGGGGCCGCTGATCTAGGGGCCCATGTTGAAGGTGGGTCATGA
- the LOC100265895 gene encoding L-ascorbate oxidase homolog: MAQNGGIILLLCATFSVLAMVGAEDPYRFFEWNVTYGDIYPLGVRQQGILINGQFPGPDIYSVTNDNLIINVHNSLPEPFLISWNGVQQRRNSFEDGVYGTTCPIPPGKNFTYILQVKDQIGSFFYFPSLAFHKAAGGFGGIRILSRPRIPVPFPDPAGDYTILIGDWYTHNHNTLKAILDRGRRLPFPDGILINGRGANAASFTVERGKTYRLRISNVGLQNSLNFRIQGHKMTLVEVEGTHTLQTSYSSLDVHVGQSYSVLVTADQAAKDYYIAVSSRFTEKVLTSSAVLHYSNSVSPVSGPLPGGPTTQIDYSLNQARSIRTNLTASGPRPNPQGSYHYGLINITRTIKLGNTAGQVNGKQRYAVNSVSFIPADTPLKLADYFKIGGVFRIGSIPDQPSGKKMYLDTSVMGADFRAFVEIVFENRESIIQSWHLDGYSFWVVGMNGGVWTPASRNQYNLRDAVSRCTTQVYPKSWTAVYIALDNVGMWNLRTEFWARQYLGQQFYLRVYSPVGSIRDEYPIPKNALLCGRAAGRKTRSL, from the exons atggCTCAGAATGGTGGCATCATATTGCTTCTCTGTGCCACCTTCTCAGTTTTGGCCATGGTTGGTGCTGAAGACCCTTACAGGTTTTTCGAGTGGAATGTCACGTATGGGGACATTTACCCACTTGGGGTTCGCCAACAG GGAATTCTTATCAATGGACAGTTTCCAGGGCCTGACATCTACTCTGTTACAAATGACAACCTCATTATCAATGTCCATAACAGCTTGCCAGAACCTTTCCTCATCTCCTG GAATGGGGTTCAGCAGAGGCGAAATTCGTTTGAAGATGGGGTGTATGGGACTACATGTCCTATCCCACCTGGGAAGAACTTCACTTACATCCTACAAGTAAAAGATCAGATTGGGAGCTTCTTCTACTTCCCATCTCTAGCCTTCCACAAGGCAGCTGGAGGCTTTGGAGGGATCAGGATTCTCAGCAGACCAAGAATCCCAGTTCCATTCCCTGACCCTGCTGGGGACTATACCATTCTCATTGGAGATTGGTACACGCACAATCATAAT ACCTTGAAGGCCATTCTGGACCGTGGGAGGAGGCTGCCTTTCCCTGATGGCATTCTGATCAATGGTCGCGGAGCCAATGCTGCAAGTTTTACTGTCGAACGAGGCAAAACTTACAGGCTTAGGATATCAAATGTAGGACTCCAGAATTCACTCAATTTTCGGATTCAGGGACACAAGATGACACTGGTTGAAGTTGAGGGAACCCACACTCTCCAGACCTCCTACTCGTCGCTGGACGTTCATGTTGGCCAGTCCTACTCTGTACTGGTTACTGCAGACCAGGCTGCTAAGGACTACTACATTGCAGTTTCCTCCCGGTTCACTGAAAAGGTCCTGACCAGCAGTGCCGTCCTTCACTACAGCAACTCTGTCTCTCCAGTGAGCGGTCCACTCCCTGGTGGACCTACCACCCAGATTGATTATTCTCTTAACCAGGCTCGGTCCATCAG GACTAATCTCACAGCAAGTGGACCGAGACCAAACCCTCAAGGATCTTACCACTATGGTCTCATCAACATCACAAGAACTATCAAGCTAGGGAACACAGCAGGACAAGTTAATGGCAAGCAGCGATATGCAGTTAACAGTGTGTCATTTATCCCTGCTGACACCCCCCTTAAGCTTGCGGACTACTTCAAGATTGGAGGTGTTTTTCGTATAGGAAGCATCCCAGATCAACCAAGTGGCAAGAAAATGTACCTTGACACGTCAGTCATGGGAGCTGACTTCAGAGCATTTGTGGAGATAGTGTTTGAGAACCGCGAGAGTATCATCCAGAGCTGGCATCTTGATGGATACTCCTTCTGGGTAGTTGG AATGAATGGAGGAGTGTGGACACCTGCAAGCAGGAACCAGTACAATCTTAGAGATGCAGTATCGCGTTGCACCACTCAG GTATATCCCAAGTCATGGACTGCTGTGTACATAGCACTAGACAATGTGGGAATGTGGAATCTGAGAACAGAGTTCTGGGCAAGGCAATACCTTGGACAACAATTCTATCTTAGAGTTTACTCCCCAGTGGGGTCGATCAGGGACGAATACCCGATTCCAAAGAATGCACTTCTCTGTGGTAGAGCTGCAGGAAGAAAAACAAGATCCCTCTAA
- the LOC100253848 gene encoding GDSL esterase/lipase At5g55050: MAKRWVSSFLFLSIFLAMVVSHSADGPLPALFILGDSTADVGTNTLLPQSVVRADLPFNGIDFPHSRPTGRFSNGFNTADFLAKHIGYRRSPPPFLSILSHSSSLSKKFLRGVNFASGGSGILDTTGQTLGIITLGAQIQQFATVHSNLTAAIGPEETEKFLSKSLFVISTGSNDIINYFQSNNRTLPKEEFIQNLGYAYENHLRTLFDLGARKFGILSVPPIGCCPSLRTLDPSYGCLEEMNEYATFFYTTIQALMQRLSSEYQGMKYSLGNAYDMAMYVVNNPVAFNFTDVKSACCGGGKLNAQSPCVPTAALCSDRDKYLFWDLFHPTKHACKLAAFTLYTGEPVFVSPINFSQLAMDN; encoded by the exons ATGGCAAAGAGATGggtttcttcatttcttttcctaagCATTTTCCTAGCCATGGTTGTCTCTCACTCAGCAGATGGACCGCTTCCTGCTCTTTTCATACTAGGGGACTCAACAGCTGATGTTGGAACCAACACTCTCTTGCCTCAGAGCGTAGTGAGGGCTGACTTACCTTTCAATGGCATTGATTTTCCACACTCAAGACCAACTGGGAGGTTCAGCAATGGCTTCAATACTGCTGATTTTCTTG CCAAGCATATAGGTTACCGAAGAAGTCCACCACCCTTTCTTTCTATTCTAAGCCACTCATCTTCTCTCAGTAAGAAGTTCCTCAGAGGGGTAAACTTTGCATCAGGAGGATCAGGAATCCTCGACACAACAGGACAAACACTG GGAATCATCACTTTGGGAGCGCAAATCCAGCAGTTTGCCACAGTCCACAGTAATCTTACAGCTGCAATAGGTCCAGAAGAAACAGAGAAGTTTCTCTCCAAATCTTTGTTTGTCATCAGCACTGGAAGCAATGATATTATTAACTATTTCCAATCTAATAATCGTACTTTACCCAAGGAAGAGTTCATACAAAATCTAGGATATGCGTATGAGAACCACTTAAGG ACTTTGTTCGATCTTGGGGCAAGGAAGTTTGGAATTTTAAGTGTCCCACCAATTGGGTGCTGTCCATCTCTAAGAACTTTGGATCCCTCTTATGGTTGTCTGGAAGAAATGAATGAATATGCTACATTTTTCTATACAACGATCCAAGCCCTAATGCAAAGGCTCAGCTCAGAATATCAAGGAATGAAGTACTCGCTTGGAAATGCATATGACATGGCAATGTATGTTGTCAACAACCCCGTTGCATTCA ATTTTACAGATGTGAAAAGCGCTTGTTGTGGAGGTGGGAAGTTAAATGCACAGTCTCCTTGTGTACCAACAGCTGCTCTTTGCTCAGACCGCGATAAGTACCTATTCTGGGATCTGTTCCACCCTACGAAGCATGCTTGTAAGCTGGCAGCTTTTACCCTCTACACTGGGGAGCCAGTATTTGTGTCGCCAATCAACTTCTCTCAGTTGGCCATGGATAATTAG
- the LOC100248752 gene encoding GDSL esterase/lipase At2g42990, giving the protein MAERWVPSLSFFLVMVVLHSADASIPAMFILGDSTADVGTNSLLPFSFIRADFPFNGIDFPSSQPTGRFSNGFNTVDFLANLTGFQISPPPFLSLVDSQSSMNKQFLKGVSFASGGSGLLDTTGQSLGVIPLGKQIQQFATVQSNLTAAIGSDETEKLLSKSLFLISTGGNDILGHFPLNGGLTKEEFIKNLSDAYDNHLKNLFELGARKFAIVGVPPIGCCPLSRLADINDHCHKEMNEYARDFQTILSALLQKLSSEYGGMKYSLGNAYEMTMNVIDDPPAFSK; this is encoded by the exons ATGGCAGAAAGATGGGTTCCTTCATTAAGCTTTTTCCTAGTTATGGTTGTCCTTCACTCAGCAGATGCTTCAATTCCAGCTATGTTCATACTAGGGGACTCAACAGCTGATGTTGGAACCAACAGTTTATTGCCTTTTAGTTTTATAAGAGCTGATTTTCCTTTCAATGGCATTGACTTTCCCTCCTCACAACCAACTGGGAGGTTCAGCAATGGCTTCAACACTGTAGATTTTCTCG CCAATCTAACAGGTTTCCAAATAAGTCCACCACCCTTTCTTTCTCTAGTTGACAGTCAGTCTTCTATGAACAAGCAGTTTCTTAAAGGTGTAAGCTTTGCATCAGGAGGATCTGGACTTCTTGATACAACAGGACAATCTCTG GGAGTCATCCCCTTGGGAAAGCAAATTCAGCAGTTTGCCACAGTCCAGAGCAATCTTACTGCAGCAATAGGTTCAGATGAAACAGAGAAGCTGCTCTCCAAATCTTTGTTTCTCATCAGCACTGGAGGCAATGATATTCTTGGCCATTTCCCCTTAAATGGTGGTTTAACCAAGGAAGAGTTCATAAAAAACCTTAGTGATGCATATGATAACCACTTAAAG AATTTATTCGAGCTTGGGGCAAGGAAGTTTGCCATTGTAGGCGTTCCACCAATTGGGTGTTGTCCGTTGTCAAGACTTGCAGATATCAACGATCATTGTCATAAAGAAATGAATGAGTATGCCAGAGATTTCCAGACAATACTCAGTGCCCTCTTGCAAAAGCTCAGCTCAGAATATGGAGGCATGAAGTACTCACTTGGAAATGCATATGAAATGACAATGAATGTTATAGACGATCCTCCTGCATTCAGTAAGTGA
- the LOC100243617 gene encoding probable serine/threonine-protein kinase PBL7, whose amino-acid sequence MLGRTRTERRIFGLRRSRTSKKRTIVFGLKSSNGSRGVLLKLLSSVVVTGDEVLAVHVQEPEPDDTFDLNTFHIHEDLCKSKQVDFHVKVCVGESYISELTHQVRVSFATILALGCSSSRPDDSIVANCLKKLPPTCTLLVTDNGGRILIQRPGTSQQGSKTEVFQSTVSSSTTHMYLNRTGTPHHFRKSLTMPSPSTSTTTREADNNGQKISKMTMQLPDFMEEKLFQRLALLEAKGLGKRFTSSELKLATRDFSPEMVIGEGGHSKVYRANLGDGRLAAVKVLKPTRWYAEDLLQEVEILSDVNHENIVQIIGYCSNREMHAVVYDLLKGSLKQKLRQLRWKERMGVAIGVAKALEYLHHSCDPPIIHRDVKSSNVLLSENCHPQLSDFGSAMVYNRAQQVSAKVKPLRVVGTFGYLAPEYMMYGKVDEKVDVYSYGVVLLELISGKEAIQTNQASNHESLVLWARSLLSCGLCDRLIDPNLKDDYNKEEMKTMVVAARLCLMHSSSRRPTMKMILQLFEEPEYWLKMQRDREELLKGISFKGETGQWRHDDLFTNDTLVADDT is encoded by the exons ATGCTTGGAAGGACGAGGACCGAACGTCGAATCTTTGGGCTCCGGAGGAGCAGGACATCAAAGAAGAGGACAATTGTATTTGGCCTGAAATCGAGTAATGGCAGTAGAGGGGTGCTTCTCAAGCTACTCAGTTCAGTAGTCGTGACTGGCGATGAGGTGCTTGCTGTTCATGTACAAGAACCCGAGCCAGATGATACTTTTGACTTGAACACCTTCCACATCCATGAGGACCTCTGCAAGTCCAAGCAG GTGGATTTCCATGTTAAGGTTTGTGTAGGAGAGTCTTACATTTCTGAGTTAACCCATCAGGTTCGAGTTAGCTTTGCTACCATACTTGCCCTTGGATGCAGCAGTTCAAG GCCGGATGACTCAATTGTTGCTAATTGCCTGAAAAAATTGCCTCCCACTTGTACTCTTCTGGTTACGGACAATGGAGGAAGAATACTAATCCAGAGGCCAGGAACTTCTCAACAAGGCTCTAAAACTGAAGTCTTTCAATCTACTGTATCTTCTTCTACAACACACATGTACCTTAATAGAACAGGAACCCCCCATCATTTTCGGAAGTCATTGACCATGCCATCTCCCTCAACATCAACAACAACCAGGGAAGCAGATAACAATGGACAGAAAATTTCCAAGATGACAATGCAGCTTCCCGACTTCATGGAGGAGAAACTGTTCCAAAGGTTGGCACTTCTAGAAGCAAAGGGACTAGGCAAGAGGTTCACATCATCAGAGCTGAAGCTTGCAACCAGAGATTTCAGCCCTGAAATGGTGATAGGAGAAGGTGGGCACAGTAAAGTGTACCGAGCCAACCTTGGGGATGGTCGACTTGCAGCTGTGAAAGTCCTCAAGCCCACTCGGTGGTATGCAGAGGATCTCCTCCAAGAAGTAGAGATATTAAGTGATGTAAACCATGAGAACATAGTTCAGATTATTGGGTACTGCTCTAACAGAGAGATGCATGCAGTTGTTTATGATCTACTAAAGGGAAGCTTGAAACAGAAACTGAGGCAACTCAGGTGGAAAGAAAGGATGGGGGTTGCTATTGGTGTGGCAAAGGCACTGGAGTACCTCCATCATTCTTGTGACCCCCCCATTATTCACAGAGATGTGAAGTCATCTAATGTCCTACTCTCCGAAAATTGTCACCCACAA CTTTCAGATTTTGGATCAGCAATGGTATATAATAGAGCACAGCAAGTTTCAGCAAAAGTAAAGCCGCTTCGAGTTGTTGGGACCTTTGGGTACTTGGCCCCAGAATACATGATGTATGGCAAGGTAGATGAGAAGGTAGATGTCTACTCCTATGGGGTTGTGCTTCTGGAACTCATCTCTGGGAAAGAGGCTATTCAAACAAATCAGGCGTCTAATCACGAAAGCTTAGTACTCTGG GCAAGGTCTTTACTCAGCTGTGGCCTATGTGATCGTCTGATAGATCCCAACCTGAAGGACGACTACAATAAGGAAGAGATGAAAACGATGGTGGTTGCAGCACGCCTCTGCCTCATGCATTCGTCTTCTAGAAGGCCAACAATGAAGATG ATACTGCAATTGTTTGAGGAGCCAGAGTACTGGCTAAAGATGCAGAGGGACAGAGAGGAGCTCCTCAAGGGAATTAGTTTCAAAGGTGAAACAGGCCAGTGGAGACATGATGACTTATTCACAAATGATACTCTGGTTGCAGACGATACCTAG